In one Prosthecochloris aestuarii DSM 271 genomic region, the following are encoded:
- a CDS encoding NYN domain-containing protein, translating to MSRFHREFIIDGYNLLHARGLQAPALTLEEQRTRLEANLIRAQERKHCKITVVYDGRSHGRALSEAGALNKVFTASKMTADEWIIDFLRSSPKRARQLTVVSSDRLIVSHASAYGAACMSSEAFASSHLEESPTKRNNTARSEHAGKHGDKPLSDREVNAWMKLFDKENGRKGSL from the coding sequence ATGAGCCGTTTCCATCGAGAATTTATCATTGACGGGTACAATCTGCTTCACGCACGTGGATTGCAGGCGCCGGCGCTCACCCTCGAAGAACAGAGAACCCGTCTTGAAGCCAATCTGATCAGGGCACAGGAGAGGAAGCACTGCAAGATCACCGTCGTCTATGATGGCAGGAGCCACGGTCGGGCCCTGAGTGAGGCTGGCGCGCTGAACAAAGTCTTCACCGCGTCAAAGATGACCGCCGATGAATGGATTATCGACTTCCTCCGTTCATCGCCAAAACGGGCCCGCCAGCTCACCGTGGTCAGTTCCGACCGGCTCATCGTCTCACACGCAAGCGCTTACGGGGCAGCATGCATGAGCTCAGAAGCCTTCGCCAGCAGCCATCTCGAAGAGAGCCCGACAAAACGCAACAACACCGCCCGCTCAGAACACGCGGGAAAACATGGAGACAAGCCGCTGAGTGACCGGGAGGTCAATGCATGGATGAAACTCTTCGATAAAGAAAACGGCAGAAAAGGCTCTTTATAA
- the mraZ gene encoding division/cell wall cluster transcriptional repressor MraZ — translation MSGFIGKEQHAIDDKGRLMIPARFRRRMTVVPDESLKSSRGSASDAGGLYVMKVPDGSLELYEPSVWAEKEQAIVRLSDFNPDERLLKTLLYESLDCVEMDRQGRIALSREFLQHAGISRDVVIVGANVKMILWAPEKLSKVVRDNASRFQVLAGRYF, via the coding sequence ATGTCGGGGTTTATCGGAAAAGAGCAACATGCTATCGATGATAAAGGCCGCCTGATGATTCCGGCGCGCTTTCGCCGCCGTATGACGGTTGTTCCGGATGAATCTCTGAAATCTTCTCGCGGTTCGGCTTCAGATGCCGGGGGCCTCTACGTTATGAAAGTCCCCGACGGCTCGCTCGAGCTGTATGAACCATCGGTATGGGCTGAAAAAGAGCAGGCTATTGTGCGCCTGTCGGATTTCAACCCGGACGAGCGTCTGCTCAAGACACTGCTTTACGAAAGCCTGGATTGTGTCGAAATGGATCGCCAGGGACGCATTGCCCTTTCGAGGGAATTTCTGCAGCATGCCGGCATCAGCCGTGATGTCGTTATTGTCGGCGCCAATGTCAAGATGATCCTCTGGGCGCCGGAAAAATTATCGAAAGTTGTTCGTGACAATGCTTCCAGGTTTCAGGTCCTGGCCGGCAGATATTTTTAG